The following nucleotide sequence is from Solidesulfovibrio carbinolicus.
GCCGCCCGGCCAGATAACCGGCCGTCTCGGTGGCGCCTTCCTCAATGCGGCCAAGCTCGCGGGAGCCGGCGACCAGCGCGCCAGTGGGGCACACGGCCAGACAGCCCCCGCAGCCGTGGCACATCTCTGGGAAAACCAGCGGCTTGCCGGCCATGACCGTGACCGCGCCGAACTGGCATAGCTCCCGGCAGGCCCCGCAGTCGGCGCACAGGGCGGCCTCGGCCACCATGGGGACTTCGAGCTTGGCCGTCTCGGCCCGGCGGATGACCGGGCGCAAAAACAGGTGGAGGTTGGGTTCCTCGACGTCGCAGTCCACGGCCAACACCGGCCGGCACAGGGCCTGGCTCCAGATGCTGGCCAGGGCGGCCGTGACGGTGGTCTTGCCTGTGCCGCCCTTGCCGCTGGCAATGGCCAGACGCAGGCCTTTTTTCCCGGCACGCGTTATGACCATGGCCGGTCCTTTGGCCATGGGGGCAGCATGTTCGTTGCTTTCACGGCCTTAGCCCGCCTGGCCGGCGCGGTAGGCGGCCACGGCTTCGCCCACGGTGCGGCCGTCGAAGCCTTCGACGGCCGTCAGCCCGGCGGCCTTGAGGGCGGCGGCGGCCTTGGGGCCGACCACGCCCGAGAGCACGACGGAGGCTCCGGCGTCGGCCAGGCGGCGGGCGGCTTCCAGCCCGGCCCCGTGGGCCATGGCCTGGGAGGAGCCGTTGTCGAGATAGGTGACGTTGCCGGCGGGGTCCACGAGGACGAAGCCGGCGGCCCGGCCGAAGCGCGGGTCCACGGCGTCGGCCAGGGTGGGGCCTTCGCTGCTGACGGCGATGATGGTGTGCATATTGTTCTCCATGGTTCAGGCCTGGGCGTTTTGGCCGGTTTCCTGGCTCTGGGCCGCAGCCAACGCGCCGCCGGCGATCATCCAGCGGTGGACGGCCTCGCGCACGGCGGCGGCGGCCAGATAGGCGCAGTGGCGGTCGTCGTCGGGAAACCGGCCGACAGCCGCGACCACGGCCGCTTCATCAATGTCCACGGCTTCGTCCAGGGTCTTGCCCACGGCCAGGGACGCGGCGGTGGCGGCGGCGATGAGGCTTGAGGCGCAGCCGTCGGTGTCGAAGTCGGTGGCCGTGACGCGCTCGCCGGAAACGAGCAGGGCGATGGTGATGGTGTCGCCGCAGGAGCCCTTGACCGTGCCGAAAGTGGTCGGCGCTTCCAGGCGCGCCCGGTTTGGCGCGTCGCGCCAGACGGCAAAGCCTTTTTCGCCGAAGCGGGCGATGAGGTCGTCGCGCTGCTCCTGCTCGAAGACGTCGAGCAGCATGTCGAGGGTGTCCTTGTCGGGGCTAGCCGGCATGGGCGGCCTCCTGGGCGTCCTTGGCCTGCGGGGCGGCGGCCGGTCCCACGGCCTGGACGGCGGCGGCCAGGATGGGCTTAAAGGCGGCGGCCGCCGGTCCCTGGCCGGCCACGGCTAGGTAGACGTCGCCGTCGTCGCCGGAGCGGGCCACTTCCGGGTCGATGGGCAGCCGGCCCAAAAACGGCACGCCGGCTTCTTCGGCCAGGCGCTCGCCGCCGCCGGTGCTGAAGATATGGTGGGTCGCGCCGCAGTCCGGGCAGACAAACCCGCTCAAGTTTTCGACAATGCCGAGGATGGGGTTGCCGAGCTGGCGGCAGAAGGTGATGGAGCGGCGCACGTCGTCCACGGCCACGTCCTGGGGCGAGGTGACGATGAGTCCCAGGGCCTTTTGGCCGAAAATCTGGAGCACGGACAGGGGTTCGTCCCCGGTGCCCGGGGGGCAGTCAACCACCAGCACGTCGCGCGTGCCCCAGTCAACCTGCTCGGCCAGCTGGGCGATGACCCCGGCCTTGGCCGGCCCGCGCCAGATGACGGCGTCGTCGCGGCTGGGCAGAAGCAGGCCGATGGACATGACGCCGAGGTTCCAGTGCCACTCCACGGGCAACATGCCGCGCGCGGACATGCCGGGCTTGAAACCGGTGAGCTTGAGCAGGCGCGGGATGCTCGGGCCGTGGACGTCCACGTCGAGCAATCCCGTGCGCAGGCCCTCCATGGCCAATCCGGCGGCCAGATTGGCGGCCACGGTGGACTTGCCCACGCCGCCCTTGCCCGAGAGCACGACAATGACGGATCGGACCTGGTCCAGGCCGGTGGCTTTGGGCTTGCCGCCGATTTCTTCGTTGAGGTCGCGAAGGCCTTGTTCATTCATGGCGAAGCAACTCCGTCAGGTTGTCCCGTCGGCCCGGTCGGCCCGGACGGCCCGGGCCGGAGGCGATCCGGCCCGGGCGAGCGCCAGGGGCGAGCAGGGCGTCGAGGCGGTTATGCGCGATGGCGGCCAGCACGTCGGTCACGTCGCCGTTTATCCAGGCGGACACGGTGATGCCGCGCCGGGCAAAGGGGGCCAGGCAGCAGCAGGTGGCCCCGCCGCAGACCAGATGGCCGACGTCGGCGGCGGCGAGCAGGGTGGCCAGAGCCGGCAGCCCGCCCGGCGGCATGGGCCAGGAGACCAGGGCGGCCACGCCGTCCGTGCCCAGGGCAAAGCAGCAAAACGTGGATGCCGTCTCCAGCAGGGTGGCGAGCCTGGGACCGTGGCAGGCCAGACATACCCGGCAGGGCGGCGTGGGAAAGGGATGGCGTGGTTTTGGCGGCATGGCGGTGCTCTTGGATGCGCCAGAGGCAGGAACCGTGCCGAAAATGAGAAGTTTGTTATTTTAGATGGTTACTGGCGAGACATCAGCGGAGGCCAGGAAGCTGGGGGCTTTCTGGCGAATAATTAGCCCATATTGTGTAATACGGGATTGTAATTCGCCTATTTCGTGAAGCGACAGTTGGCTACACTAGATGTAACATGCTGTAATCAAATATGCTCTTGGTCATGGTTTCGGGCGAAAAAAGCGCCGACGGCAGGTTGCGCCGACGCGAGGGGAGGGAGGCGCAGCCTGCCGTCTTATCCAGGTTCCGGGCGAGCCGGGAAGGAACACGTCTCTCAGGCAGCCTGACACCCAGGTGCTCGGACCGGGAAAGCCTGAACGCCGAGGGCTATTGACCAACCCGGCGAAGGCCGAAAAACAAACGGCCGGAACATTTGTCCCGGCCGCATGGCGTCAAAACTGGCAGGCCCGAAGCGGGGCGGCTGTAGCGTTCCTTAACAAATACGGTAGTATTTAGAAGAAAAACCTCTGGTTCTCATGTCTTGTCTACGCAATGCCTTATGCGCTTTTCGCGGACGCGCCACTAGGACATGACCCGGGCTTCGCGGGCCACTTCGTGGGCAAACTCGTCGATCCACCAGATGCGGTCGGCCCGGCACTGGAGGTCGGTGGAGACGCCGTTTTTAAAGACGAGCAGCTCAAAGCGCTTGTTTTTCTCGGTGATGTACTCCACGGCGTCGAGGAGGTCGCTGTCGCCGGAAGAGAGAATGAGCGTGTCGTAGTTCTCGATATGGGTCAGCGCCAGGGTGGCCAGGCCCACATCGACGCCCTTTTGCTGTTCGCGGCTCAAACGGTGGGCCCGGTCGTTGGGGCAGGTGACGGGCACCTTGCGGCGGCACTGCTCGCAGTAGAGTTCGTTGATTTCGCTGGTGCGCAGTTCGTAGAGCTTGGTGATGATTTTCGGTCCCTGGGGCGGGGCGGAGCGCATCCAGTTGTAGAAGGCGATCTGGGATTCCGGGGTGGGATGGGGGATGGAATTGAGATAATAGGCGCGCCAGATGGGGGTTTCGGCTTCCAGTTTGTTGCGCAGTTTGACATAGTCAATACTATATTCCCTACTGAAATAGGATTGCCCCCGGTACATGTAGCCAGCGTCAATGAGCCACAATCGGCGATTGGTCATCGGTACGTCCTGTTTTTTGGGATTTTTAAGCGACAAAAAAGCCAGCTTTAAAAGGTGAGACAGCGGAACTATACAGGAACCAGCGGACCTGGGAAGAGGCTTTGCAAAAAAATAATCTACTGTAAAATTAGCGGCTTGTGACTTTATGGAAAGCCAGTGACGGGAAGCTCGCGACGGCTTGGCCGTGTGACGGCAAACTGGCCATAGGGCATGCGCGCCGGGGCGTGTCGCCTGCACGGCGTGCCGGGACAGGAGGCGCGGCTCGGGGCAGGGCCGTGTCCGGGACAGCTGTGCAGAGCTGTCCGCGAAAGCGGCGGGCGGTGATGGTCCGCAAGGCAGCCGGGGCGTCGCGGCAGCCGTTTGCCGTCGTGTCGGGCGTGCTGGGCGTGCTGGGCAGCCCGTCCGGCACGGCGCGTGGGCAAGGTGACTTTTGGGCTGGATTGGCATAGGCTGGCCCCGTCCTGCCACTTCTAACCGCGCCGCGCCGAGGTCCCATGCGTTTGCTCACGGCTCTGCTTGTCCTACTTTTCGCCGCCACGGCCGCGCCCTGCGGCAACCTCGACTTTACCCTGCACAAGCTCGACTCCGGCCGCCCCGGACCGACCATCCTGGTCATCGGCGGCATCCAGGGCGACGAGCCAGGCGGGTTTTCGGCGGCGGCCCTGCTGGTTTCCCATTATAAGATCAATTCCGGCGCGGTCTGGGTGGTGCCCAACCTCAATTTCTTAAGCATCATCCGCAGTTCGCGCGGCGTGTACGGCGACATGAACCGCAAGTTCGCCGACCTTGATCCGGGCGACCCGGAATACGCCGCCGTACAGAAGATCAAGGCCATCATCCGCGACGAGAAGGTCGATGCGGTACTGCATCTGCACGACGGCTGGGGCTACTACAGCCCGACCGTGGTCAGCGAATGGCAAAATCCCCTGCGCTGGGGCCAGTCGGTCATCATCGACCAGGACAGCGCCGCCGCGCCGCGCTTCGGCAATCTCCTGGAGCTGGCCGGCCGGGCCGTGGCCGCTGCCAACGAACATCTCTACGAGCCGTTGCATGCCTACCACGTCAAAAACACCCACACCAAGGACTTAAGCAGCGAGACGGCCAAGGAAATGGCCAAGACGCTGACCTATTTCGCCATCGGCCAGGGCAAGCCGGCCTTTGGCATCGAAGGCAGCAAGAATCTGCCGCCGCCCATGCGGTCGTATTACCATCTGCGGGTCATCGAGTCGTTTTTCAAGTCCTTTGGCCTGGATTTCGAACGCACCTTCGAACTGGGCGCGCCGCAGGTGGCCGAGGCCCTGCAACAAAACATGGCTGTGTCGTTTTTTGGCGACAAGGTGTTTCTCGATCTGCGAAACGCCCGGGAGCGGCTGCGCTTTATTCCCCTCAAAAAGGACAGCGCCGTGGAGTACCGGCCGTCCAGCCCCATCCTGGCCCTGGTTTCTGCCGACAAAAGCCTCAAGGTGTATTTCGGCAACACCAACGTCACCGAACTCGACCCGCAGTTCGTGGAGTTTGACGCGAGCCTGGCCGCCGTGCCCATGGACATCGACGGCGCGCGCCGGGAGGTGCCCTTCGGCCGGGTGGTGGACGTGCGGCAGGGCTTTTCCGTGGGCAAGGGCGCGGACTACCGGGTCAACGTCATCGGCTTTTCCAAGCCGGGCCTGACCGACGAAGCCGATACGGTCATCGGCCGGGGGGAGCTGAAAAAGGAATTTTCCGTGGACAAGGCCGGCCTCGTCTACCGGGTGGAAGTCTACCGGGGCGAGAAGTTTTGCGGCATGATCCTGGCCAATTTCGTGGCTGATGCGCCGCGCCTGGCCGCGACTGACGACAAGCTCTTGCGAAAGCTCAAAAAGACCGGCGAAATCACCCTCGGCCGGTAGTGTCGCATCCCTTGAAAAAAAGCGATAGTATTTTTTAAGAAAAACAAATGGTTTTAGCTCGTTGACTACAAAATACCATATGCGCTTTTCGCGGACGCGACACTAGCCGGCCGGCCATGCCCAGGCGGTGGCCGGAAAAACACCCGCCGCTTTTGCCAAAAACGACAAACGGCCCGGGAATCGTCGGATTCCCGGGCCGTTTTTTCAATAGGGTTTGGCTGTCCCCTCGGCGCAGTGCAGGAACGGGACCGTCTACTTGGCCGGCGTCAGCCCCCGGCGATCGGCCACGCGGATGGTCTTGCCTTCCTCGCCCCGGGCCAGGCTGCCCGGTTCCACCAGCCGCACCCCGAACCCCACGCCAAGCTCCGAACCCAGCCGGCGCTCCAGCTTGTCCAAAAGCGCCTGATGCTCGCCCACCCGGTCGAAAAGCAGCTCCTCGGCGGGTTCCACCTCCACCAGCGCCTCGTCCAGCGCGCCCTTGCGGTCGAGCACGATGCGGTAGTTGGGCGTGACCCCTTCCACTTCCAGCAGCAGCGACTCCACTCGGGACGGGAAGACGTTGACGCCTCTAATAATAAGCATGTCGTCGCAGCGCCCGAGGATGCGGCCGATGCGGCGCATGGTGCGGCCGCACGGGCAGGGTTCGGGGATGATCCGGGTGAGGTCGCCGGTGCGGTAGCGGATCATGGGGAAGGCTTCCTTGGCCAGGGTGGTGATGACGAGCTCCCCTTCCTCGCCGTCGGCAAGGGGTTCGCCCGTGGCCGGGTCGATGATCTCGATGAGGAAGTAGTCTTCGCTGACGTGCATGCCGGCTTTTTCCAGGCATTCGCCGGCCACGCCCGGCCCCATGATTTCGCTTAAGCCATAGTTGTCCGTGGCCGTGAGCTTCAGGCGATCCTCAATGGCCTCGCGCATGGCCTCGGTCCAGGTCTCGGCCCCGAACAGGCCGTAGCGCAGGGACAGGGCGTTGACGTTGACGTCCATGGCGGCCAACGTCTCGGCCACATGCAGGGCGTAGCTTGGGGTGGCCACGAAAACCGAGGTGCGGTAGTCCTGCATGATGGTGACCTGGCGGCGGGTGCCGCCGCTGGAGGCCGGGATGACGGCCGCGCCCACGGTTTCGGCCCCGTAGTGGAAGCCCATGCCGCCGGTGAAAAGCCCGTAACCAAGGGCGATCTGCACGATGTCGTCGCGGGAGACGCCGGCGGCCACCATCACCCGGGCGACCAGGCGCGACCAGGCCCGGACGTCGTTTCGGGTATAGCCGGCGACCACGGGCTTGCCCGAGGTGCCCGACGAGGCGTGCAGGCGCACCACGTCGCGCAAGGGCACGGCGAAAAGCCCGTAGGGGTAGGCT
It contains:
- a CDS encoding Mrp/NBP35 family ATP-binding protein; its protein translation is MNEQGLRDLNEEIGGKPKATGLDQVRSVIVVLSGKGGVGKSTVAANLAAGLAMEGLRTGLLDVDVHGPSIPRLLKLTGFKPGMSARGMLPVEWHWNLGVMSIGLLLPSRDDAVIWRGPAKAGVIAQLAEQVDWGTRDVLVVDCPPGTGDEPLSVLQIFGQKALGLIVTSPQDVAVDDVRRSITFCRQLGNPILGIVENLSGFVCPDCGATHHIFSTGGGERLAEEAGVPFLGRLPIDPEVARSGDDGDVYLAVAGQGPAAAAFKPILAAAVQAVGPAAAPQAKDAQEAAHAG
- a CDS encoding NifB/NifX family molybdenum-iron cluster-binding protein — its product is MHTIIAVSSEGPTLADAVDPRFGRAAGFVLVDPAGNVTYLDNGSSQAMAHGAGLEAARRLADAGASVVLSGVVGPKAAAALKAAGLTAVEGFDGRTVGEAVAAYRAGQAG
- a CDS encoding iron-sulfur cluster assembly scaffold protein, which translates into the protein MPASPDKDTLDMLLDVFEQEQRDDLIARFGEKGFAVWRDAPNRARLEAPTTFGTVKGSCGDTITIALLVSGERVTATDFDTDGCASSLIAAATAASLAVGKTLDEAVDIDEAAVVAAVGRFPDDDRHCAYLAAAAVREAVHRWMIAGGALAAAQSQETGQNAQA
- a CDS encoding NYN domain-containing protein gives rise to the protein MTNRRLWLIDAGYMYRGQSYFSREYSIDYVKLRNKLEAETPIWRAYYLNSIPHPTPESQIAFYNWMRSAPPQGPKIITKLYELRTSEINELYCEQCRRKVPVTCPNDRAHRLSREQQKGVDVGLATLALTHIENYDTLILSSGDSDLLDAVEYITEKNKRFELLVFKNGVSTDLQCRADRIWWIDEFAHEVAREARVMS
- a CDS encoding phenylacetate--CoA ligase family protein — protein: MRECFEPKFETMDRKDLAQLQLERLQETLARVARNVPLYRKRFAEQGIDPESFADLADVRRLPFTTKADLREAYPYGLFAVPLRDVVRLHASSGTSGKPVVAGYTRNDVRAWSRLVARVMVAAGVSRDDIVQIALGYGLFTGGMGFHYGAETVGAAVIPASSGGTRRQVTIMQDYRTSVFVATPSYALHVAETLAAMDVNVNALSLRYGLFGAETWTEAMREAIEDRLKLTATDNYGLSEIMGPGVAGECLEKAGMHVSEDYFLIEIIDPATGEPLADGEEGELVITTLAKEAFPMIRYRTGDLTRIIPEPCPCGRTMRRIGRILGRCDDMLIIRGVNVFPSRVESLLLEVEGVTPNYRIVLDRKGALDEALVEVEPAEELLFDRVGEHQALLDKLERRLGSELGVGFGVRLVEPGSLARGEEGKTIRVADRRGLTPAK
- a CDS encoding M14 family metallopeptidase; the protein is MRLLTALLVLLFAATAAPCGNLDFTLHKLDSGRPGPTILVIGGIQGDEPGGFSAAALLVSHYKINSGAVWVVPNLNFLSIIRSSRGVYGDMNRKFADLDPGDPEYAAVQKIKAIIRDEKVDAVLHLHDGWGYYSPTVVSEWQNPLRWGQSVIIDQDSAAAPRFGNLLELAGRAVAAANEHLYEPLHAYHVKNTHTKDLSSETAKEMAKTLTYFAIGQGKPAFGIEGSKNLPPPMRSYYHLRVIESFFKSFGLDFERTFELGAPQVAEALQQNMAVSFFGDKVFLDLRNARERLRFIPLKKDSAVEYRPSSPILALVSADKSLKVYFGNTNVTELDPQFVEFDASLAAVPMDIDGARREVPFGRVVDVRQGFSVGKGADYRVNVIGFSKPGLTDEADTVIGRGELKKEFSVDKAGLVYRVEVYRGEKFCGMILANFVADAPRLAATDDKLLRKLKKTGEITLGR